A portion of the Lolium rigidum isolate FL_2022 chromosome 1, APGP_CSIRO_Lrig_0.1, whole genome shotgun sequence genome contains these proteins:
- the LOC124682848 gene encoding BTB/POZ and MATH domain-containing protein 1-like, with the protein MAASQGPIVRVPSRCTPETARATVAFEVIGYSLHKGLGRAKYLSSVAFSVGGYEWCIRYYPDGYREKGPEDYVSVSLRLLTKNAEVRALYTFKLVDPVTGQSHVVRCPGLPQLFDNTNAWGCLLFMKRTVEQESKYLRDDRLVIECDLEVIKEKQLPPSDLSENLAILLAEKKGADVTFNVQGEVFPAHRVVLAMRSPVFDAELYGPMGDNGRQEITIEDMQPTVFKAFLHFIYTDSMPSMDDLADDDKTEMVKHLLVAADKYAMERMKMICEGILCKSLDVETVATILALADQHHCSNLKEACIEFMLSSNRIDDVVASQGYVHLKRSCPDVIVDVFERAAKSRKI; encoded by the coding sequence ATGGCAGCATCGCAGGGTCCCATAGTGAGGGTACCATCGAGGTGCACCCCGGAGACGGCACGGGCCACGGTCGCGTTCGAGGTCATTGGCTACAGCCTGCACAAGGGCCTTGGCAGAGCCAAATACCTCTCTTCCGTGGCGTTCTCCGTCGGCGGCTACGAATGGTGCATCCGCTACTACCCGGACGGATACAGAGAAAAGGGGCCTGAAGACTACGTCTCTGTCTCCCTCAGGCTCTTGACCAAGAACGCCGAGGTGAGAGCGCTCTACACCTTCAAGCTTGTGGATCCGGTTACAGGGCAGTCGCATGTGGTGCGCTGCCCGGGACTGCCGCAACTATTCGACAATACAAATGCTTGGGGATGCCTGCTGTTCATGAAGAGGACTGTTGAACAAGAGTCCAAGTACCTGCGGGACGACCGCCTCGTAATCGAGTGCGACCTTGAGGTTATCAAGGAAAAACAGTTGCCACCGTCCGACTTGTCGGAAAATCTTGCAATattgttggcggagaagaaaggagCCGACGTCACTTTCAATGTTCAAGGGGAAGTTTTCCCTGCACACAGGGTTGTTCTTGCAATGCGATCGCCGGTCTTCGATGCGGAGTTATACGGCCCGATGGGGGACAATGGGAGGCAGGAAATAACCATTGAGGACATGCAGCCTACTGTTTTCAAGGCATTTCTTCACTTCATCTACACGGATTCGATGCCTTCCATGGATGACCTTGCTGATGATGACAAAACAGAGATGGTTAAGCACTTGCTTGTGGCTGCAGATAAGTATGCTATGGAAAGGATGAAGATGATATGTGAAGGCATCCTATGCAAGAGTCTTGATGTCGAGACTGTGGCGACCATATTAGCCCTAGCTGACCAGCATCATTGCAGCAACCTCAAAGAGGCTTGCATTGAATTTATGCTCTCTTCAAATAGGATCGATGATGTGGTTGCAAGCCAAGGGTATGTACACCTCAAAAGATCTTGTCCCGATGTAATTGTAGATGTGTTTGAGAGAGCGGCCAAGTCCCGTAAAATTTAG
- the LOC124686374 gene encoding FACT complex subunit SPT16-like, with the protein MADNGKAKSGSAGAYTINLENFSKRLKVFYDHWNVNNSDLWGSSDAIAIATPPSSDDLRYLKSSALDVWLLGYEFPETIIVFTHKQIHFLCSQKKANLIGTLKNAANEAVGADIALHVKGKNGDGIDLMDDILQAVCAQSKSDTPVVGHLAKEAPEGKLLETWAEKLSGESVQLIDVTNGFSELFAVKDATEIICVKKAAYLTSSVMKNFVVPNMEKVIDEERKVSHSSLMDDTEKIILDPLKAKVKLKAENIDICYPPVFQSGGKFDLKPGASSNDDYLYYDSASVIICAIGSRYSNYCSNVARTFLIDATLTQSKAYETLLKAQEAALAACKPGNQMCAVYQAAVAVFEKNVPELLPNLTKSAGTGMGLEFRESGLNLNAKNDRLIKEGMVFNVCLGLSNVQAETNNEKTKQFSLLLADTALVSDKTVEILTNCSKAVKDVAYSFNEDEEDTPKPKRPKVEPNGLEAIPSKATLRSDNQEMSKEELRRQHQAELARQKNEETARRLAGDGSGSGNGRGPSKASNELVAYKNVNDVPYSRELVIQVDQRNEAVLLPIYGSMVPFHVSTVKSVTSHQDNRTCTIRIFFNVPGMPFSNDNNLKSQGAIYLKEITFRSKDPRHSSEVVQQIKTLRRQVASRESERAERATLVTQEKLQQASTKLKQMRLNDVWIRPAFGGRGRKLTGTLEAHVNGFRYSNSRADERVDIMYGNVKHAFFQPAEKEMITLLHFHLHNHIMVGNKKTKDVQFYVEVMDVVQTVGGSRRSALDPDEIEEEQRERDRKNRINMEFQNYVNKVNDHWSQPQFKGLDLEFDIPLRELGFHGVPYKASAFIIPTSTCLVELIETPFLVVTLGEIEIVNLERVGFGTKNFDMAIVLKDFKKDVLRIDSIPSTSLDAIKEWLDTTDLKYYESRLNLNWRPILKTIIDDPRKFVDDGGWEFLNMEGSDSEVEESEESDQGYEPSDAEPESESEEDDSDSASLVESDDDEEEDSEVDSEEEKGKTWDELEREATNADRDHGAESDSEEERRRRKVKTFSKPRPSSERGNLTSISKPRPPERGNAGSSSKPRPPERGNAGSSSKPRPPPERTSGMKSRPPPDRGSSKGGPSKKPKFR; encoded by the coding sequence ATGGCAGATAATGGTAAAGCAAAGTCAGGATCAGCAGGAGCCTATACAATCAATTTAGAGAACTTCAGTAAGCGACTGAAGGTGTTCTATGACCATTGGAATGTAAACAATTCTGATCTTTGGGGTTCTTCTGATGCCATTGCTATTGCTACTCCACCTTCTTCCGACGATCTGCGTTATTTGAAGTCCTCAGCTCTGGATGTTTGGTTACTTGGATACGAATTTCCAGAAACCATTATTGTTTTCACGCACAAGCAAATACATTTCTTATGCAGCCAGAAGAAAGCAAATCTCATTGGAACCCTCAAGAATGCTGCAAATGAGGCTGTTGGTGCTGATATTGCCTTGCACGTGAAGGGTAAGAATGGGGATGGCATTGACCTGATGGATGACATACTGCAAGCCGTTTGTGCTCAGTCGAAATCTGACACCCCAGTTGTTGGTCACCTTGCAAAAGAGGCACCTGAGGGTAAGCTTCTCGAAACATGGGCAGAAAAGCTATCTGGGGAATCTGTACAGCTTATTGATGTCACAAATGGCTTTTCTGAGCTTTTTGCTGTGAAGGATGCCACGGAGATTATCTGTGTGAAAAAGGCTGCTTATCTAACTTCATCTGTAATGAAGAACTTTGTGGTTCCAAACATGGAGAAGGTTATTGATGAGGAGAGGAAAGTCTCACACTCCTCACTGATGGATGACACAGAGAAGATTATTCTTGATCCTTTGAAGGCCAAGGTAAAGTTGAAGGCTGAAAATATTGATATATGCTATCCTCCTGTCTTCCAAAGCGGGGGGAAGTTCGATCTTAAGCCAGGTGCCTCCAGCAATGATGATTATCTCTACTATGACTCCGCAAGTGTTATCATTTGTGCAATTGGATCCAGGTACAGCAACTATTGTTCCAATGTTGCCAGAACATTTCTGATAGATGCTACCCTGACACAGAGTAAAGCATATGAGACACTTTTGAAAGCCCAGGAAGCTGCTTTAGCAGCATGTAAACCAGGGAATCAGATGTGCGCAGTTTATCAGGCTGCAGTTGCAGTCTTTGAGAAGAATGTGCCTGAGCTACTTCCTAATCTAACAAAGTCAGCTGGAACTGGAATGGGCCTTGAGTTCCGAGAATCTGGCTTAAACTTAAACGCAAAGAATGACCGTCTGATAAAAGAGGGCATGGTTTTCAATGTATGTCTTGGTTTGAGTAATGTCCAAGCAGAAACAAACAATGAGAAGACAAAACAGTTTTCTTTGTTATTAGCTGATACAGCTTTGGTTAGTGACAAGACAGTAGAGATCTTAACAAATTGCTCCAAGGCTGTTAAAGATGTTGCATACTCGTTTAATGAAGATGAGGAAGATACTCCTAAGCCTAAACGGCCTAAGGTTGAGCCGAATGGCCTGGAAGCAATACCATCCAAGGCGACACTTCGATCGGACAACCAGGAGATGTCCAAGGAAGAGCTCCGGAGACAGCACCAGGCTGAACTTGCTCGTCAAAAGAATGAAGAGACTGCTAGAAGGCTTGCTGGGGATGGTTCTGGTTCCGGTAACGGACGCGGTCCTTCTAAGGCTTCGAATGAGCTTGTTGCATACAAGAATGTTAATGATGTGCCTTATTCAAGAGAGTTGGTGATACAAGTAGATCAGAGGAATGAAGCTGTTCTCTTGCCTATTTATGGCAGTATGGTCCCTTTCCATGTTTCTACTGTTAAGAGTGTGACTAGCCACCAAGACAACCGCACCTGCACCATCCGCATTTTCTTTAATGTACCTGGCATGCCATTCTCAAATGATAACAATCTGAAGTCTCAAGGAGCTATCTACTTGAAAGAGATCACATTCCGATCAAAGGATCCACGGCATAGCAGTGAAGTTGTTCAGCAGATCAAAACATTGAGGAGGCAGGTTGCTTCAAGGGAGTCAGAGAGAGCTGAAAGGGCCACCCTTGTTACTCAGGAGAAACTCCAGCAGGCAAGCACAAAATTGAAGCAAATGAGGCTTAACGATGTGTGGATAAGGCCTGCATTTGGTGGTCGTGGGAGAAAGTTGACAGGAACTCTTGAGGCTCATGTTAATGGTTTCAGATATTCCAATTCAAGGGCTGATGAGCGTGTGGATATCATGTACGGGAATGTAAAACATGCTTTCTTCCAGCCAGCAGAAAAAGAAATGATCACCCTCCTTCATTTCCATTTGCACAATCATATCATGGTTGGAAACAAGAAAACTAAGGATGTTCAATTTTACGTTGAAGTGATGGATGTTGTTCAGACTGTCGGTGGCAGTAGAAGATCGGCCCTTGATCCTGATGAGATTGAAGAGGAGCAGCGTGAGAGGGATCGGAAGAACAGAATTAACATGGAGTTCCAGAACTATGTGAACAAGGTTAATGACCACTGGTCGCAGCCACAGTTCAAGGGGCTTGATCTGGAGTTTGATATCCCGCTTAGAGAGCTTGGATTCCATGGGGTCCCGTACAAAGCTTCAGCTTTCATCATTCCAACGTCAACTTGCTTGGTTGAGCTAATTGAGACTCCCTTCCTGGTGGTCACACTCGGTGAGATAGAGATTGTTAATCTAGAGAGGGTGGGCTTTGGAACGAAGAACTTTGACATGGCTATCGTGCTTAAGGACTTCAAGAAGGATGTTCTTCGCATCGATTCCATTCCATCGACATCACTTGATGCAATAAAGGAGTGGCTTGACACCACTGATCTCAAATACTATGAGAGCAGGCTGAACTTGAATTGGCGTCCTATTCTGAAAACTATCATTGATGATCCTCGGAAGTTTGTTGATGATGGTGGCTgggagttcttgaatatggagggAAGTGATTCTGAGGTGGAGGAATCAGAGGAATCAGATCAGGGGTATGAGCCTTCTGATGCTGAGCCTGAGTCTGAATCAGAAGAAGATGATTCCGACAGTGCGTCATTGGTGGAAtcagatgatgacgaggaggaggattcgGAAGTAGACTCTGAGGAAGAGAAAGGCAAGACCTGGGATGAGCTGGAACGGGAGGCAACCAATGCAGACAGGGATCATGGTGCAGAATCAGACAGTGAGGAAGAAAGAAGGCGTCGCAAGGTCAAGACTTTCAGCAAGCCCCGCCCATCATCGGAACGTGGCAACCTGACTAGCATCAGCAAGCCTCGTCCACCAGAACGCGGTAATGctggcagcagcagcaagccTCGTCCACCAGAACGCGGTAATGctggcagcagcagcaagccTCGTCCACCGCCAGAACGTACTAGCGGCATGAAATCTCGTCCACCGCCAGATCGGGGCAGCTCCAAGGGAGGGCCTTCAAAGAAGCCGAAGTTCAGGTGA